The Spinacia oleracea cultivar Varoflay chromosome 2, BTI_SOV_V1, whole genome shotgun sequence DNA segment ctagcatacatgcataattcaatgtttattaagcattttattcaagttatgtgttccggcaggtgtgaataaaatgattccaagatcctaaaatcattgaagaactaagcacagtttgtcgacttaatcctagaacatcttaggtaagcaaaagccttttgctaatagtctagaaactattcttggttgataggtacgtctaagaacttattaggtaaacctatcgaatttgccacgacataaaaggactccttacttatatcgttgagtttcaccaaaactaacatgtactcacaattatttgtgtaccttgcccctttaggaccaataagtaacacctcgctgagcgaaaactattactagattgatgtaaaggatatccaagcaagtgtatattttggcatggcaccttttaactcaatttttaagtttggaacttaaggctcttactatgttggttagattttaagtgaactaaaatccttaatcatgcaacataatcaagcttttgatctcatgcattttaagacatatttaaagcaataaataacttaaaacatgcataagatatttgtgatctagtatggcccgacttcatcttgaagctttgacttcaaagtccgtcttgaaaatctccgtgggaggcaccattttcttcaaataggataagctataactaattacaactatttgatggttcgcagaccatatttgaattgaaaaataactttggtactttagaccaattacattcaaattaatggtacgcagaccatattttctatcctatttgggccatactagtcacttcataacctgcaaaacagtacatatacaatatataccattcacccattcattatcatgaatggcccacatagctggttagtaaaacacattatgcatcacgtaaacatttgcagcaattaatcaagggcaccaataatctaccaattattcagtccttattaattctaatcaagttgttttaaccttaaggatttgtagacctaatcaagagtttatgactaaaaagcgctcccacttaaaccaataaattcatatgctttaccaattttaaacataaaaatgtatttctagtccaaccggaaacatacaaatttaattaaaatttaaagctcatatcaatttataattgaatccaaaaatttaatttaatttcagtcgtatttaaattaattcatgattttaattttagtaaaataattagaataaataacatttattataattataatattcaaaattaaaatccaagaaaataattcaaattattaattttaaaatcaattaaaattacgtgaactgaaattttcaaattaaacattcaaaacgatctaatcgtaacgcaaacaccctacgcgttgcacgcccatggaccgtacgcacatagccattgctggccatgtgcgcgcagcccatgcgctcgtcgcatagctgctgcttccctatcgcaagcctccgcacacattgtgctcgctgcgcgcgccagcgctcatcgcacgcgagctatcgctcgcagtgcgcgcgcgcgacatcgctcgctgggcgcgcgacatcgctcgctgggcgcgcgagccatcgctcgctgggcgcgcgacatcgctcgctgggcgcgcgacatcgctcgctgcgcgcgcgagccatcgctcgctggcgcgagccatcgctcgctggggcgcgacatcgctcgctgggcgggcgacatcgcgcgctgtgcgcgcgagtaatgctgggcgcagcgctcgtggcacgcgagcttgcgctcgctgcgcgcgaggctgcgcgctcttgtgcgaggcagcgcgcgctgtggcgcagctcgcttgctgcccacacgcgactgccttggctcgcccttcgcccatgcccattcgttcattgctcgtggcacacgacacaaggcagggctgctgccttgtgctcgtgcactacgcccttgctcattgcattcgtgccgcacgggcgacgagctcccttgctcgtcgtcgcatgcccgcattatacaacaccccttaagggtaacacgaagcgtccattgcttcgtgcgtgcaagttatatgaacgaatcgcataaaaatttaaaatttatattaaaaattaatgacaaattaataaatattattaatttcataattttagggcgaaaaaatcgaaaatttattatccaattgatttccgattgttatggattcaagtctaggtcataaaaacttaaaatttatcgtaaatttacaatttttatggtggtttttaatcataggtttctaattaaattacaattaattatgaaaatcaaattaattctaaattattctaattttcaacaaattaatcataattacaaattagattgcataattaacaagactaggcattaaaacttgttaaacatatgcagtaggtcaatcaaaaattcaagatttatcaacaagaatcgcaaatatttaatttaacatcttaaatttacgaaattttgcattcgaaaaactaaaaccttcgaaaagtcatagttaggcttcgaatttgagaattctgggttcggcagaaaaatactgtttttgtcaaaattttagaatgccttttacatgcggaattgacacaaaaatcactcaatttggatgagtaacgaagaaactgccgaaaaactgcgtacgtataattaaataaacgcaatttgcaattaattaacaattacgaaaattaatcaccccttttaattcttgcaaatttgtaatatttaaccatgttcatgcaatttagattatgaaaataataaggggctcgtgataccactgttaggttatgattcatatgacagttcataaatcatgcggaaaaaccataaagccaggaaacatattatttacacataatcatttagcatagtttagatgcatactctttgttgcgtgccttccctagctgcgcccgaaccgaacaagaacaagtctttaggactccaagtgtcgtccctccgtagatagtccacagcacgtccggatccgccttaagattgaccaactagaatcgcccttaaggttctaatattttcggttaggtaggcaagaatattggctgatttttctgcttaaaaatcttagttttgaatacttaaaacttgtgtataaataatgacccctaggcctttatttatagagttatggaaaaggaatcgtaatcctagtaggatacgaattaattgaaattagaatcctacatgaattctattaattaatttatccaattaggaatagaaatttaatcatacactgactcttgtagatttaggaatcacgcatgagcacaaactcacacacacacggcagccacaagggctgcccatgcgcgtgcgagcagcagcccacgcagcgcggcccacgcatccgtggccttggcgcgcgctgggcctgccttgcggtaggcctgggcgctgccttggctgggcttgtggcgcgcgtgcttgctgggcgatggcccggcttcgtgctgggccttcgtccggcaggcctcgtccgatgctaattcgtacgatacgcttccgattaaatttccagttccggaatttatttccgatacgaacaatatttaatatttccgattccggaattaatttccgtttcgaacaaatatttaatatttccgtttccggaattattttccgattccggtaatatttccgattctgacaatatttccgtttccgacaatatttccgattctggtaatatttccatttccaataatattttccgatacgtaccatgtttccgtttccggcaacatctacgacttggataatattcatatttccgatacgatccatatttccgtttccggcaatatcatcgtttccggagtattcatttcttgcctgtgacaatcttagctcccactgaaaccaagatccgtcggttccgaatattcatagatggagtatttaatgccattaaatacttgatccgtttacgtactatttgtgtgaccctacgggttcagtcaagagtaagctgtggattaatatcattaattccacttgaactgaagcggcctctagctaggcattcagctcacttgatctcactgaattattaacttgttaattaatactgaaccgcatttattagacttaacatagaatgcatacttggaccaagggcattatttccttcaaaataatCATTGGAAGATTGAGAAGTAAATTCACCAGCATTATCAAGACGAATAGACTTAATAGGAGTATCTGGAAAATGTGCTCTTAATTTAATCAATTGAGCAAGTAATCTCGCAAACGCCAAGTTGCGAGATGATAACAAACATACATGTGACCATCTAGTCGATGCATCGATTAAAACCATAAAGTATCTAAATGATCCACATGGGGGATGTATTGGCCCACAAATATCCCCTTGTATACGTTCCAGAAAATTGATTGATTCAAAATTTATCTTAGCTGGTGATGGCCGAATTATCAACTTTCCTTGTGAGCAAGCAACACATGAAAAAATATTAGAGAGAATCTGTTGGCTCTTTAATGAATGCCCACAAGAATTTTCAATGATTTTTCGCATCATGATTGAACCGGGATGGCCTAACCGGTCATGCCAAACTATGAAGCTATCAGTAAACTTCTGGTTTACTATAGCATGTGTTTCAATAGAATTAATTCTCGTGTAGTACAAACCAGTGGAGAATGTAGGTAATCTCTCCAAGACAGTCTTTGTGCCATTGGTTATGCTCGTGATTTGAAGGAATTCATCATTTCCTTCACTAATTGTCTCAATATAATAACCATTACTTCGAATATCTTTAAAACTCAATAAATTTCTTTGAGACTTGGAAGAATATAATGCATCAATGATGACAAATTTAGTTCCTATAGGCAACAATATATTTGCTCTTCCGGAGCCTTCTATAATATTTGTACTACCCGATATAGTACTTACACTAGTTTTTCTCATCATCAATTGAGAGAAATATTTCTTATTCTTAAgtatagtactccctctgtatttatttaagagatacacttgtcttttccggccgtatttatttaagagatacacttgccattttttgtaacttatcaaccccaccatctaattaaataatctatctacactcCACCTCCAtcccccactccctaaaatgacatggtccccacttatttttcttattaaaatatctactcaaccccacttgttttattaatttatttcatttaattctttttcttaatacccgtgcccgaccaagtgtatctcttaaataaatacggagtgaGTATGAGTAGTTGCACTGTCTGCAAGACACAATTCTTCACCATTTATTTCCCATTGACCTTGAGAGGTATTCATATTCttcaaggaaataaaaatatgtGTCACAAAACTAAACATGTCCAAAATAACCATTATGAAATAAAACAcccaaaataatacaatatctTAGAAAACACACAGAATATAAAGTCATAATACAATCACAAAGTTCATAACTTAAACACATAATGTCATAATTAAAATACAATTCTATACCAAATCTAACACAACATATTAAAAACTTAATTATTCCTTTCAGGGGAAGTAAAGAAATCTGCAACTTCTAGGTGAGTTGTATCACCAGACTCAAAATCACCTTCGCCATCTTCAAATACAAGATTGGTCTCAAcattctttcttttcttcttcaatGATGATTGATAAAGGTCAACAAGGTGTTTTGGAGTGCGACATACGCGTGACCAATGGCCTTTTCCTCCACAACGATAACAAACACTAGTCACATTGTCACTTTTTCCTTTCTCACCTTTACCATCTTTACGGTCCCACTTCTGGTGGGAATGTGAGCTCTTGTAATAACCTCCACGACCTCTACCATAGCCACCAAAACCACATCCACGCCCACGGCCTCGCCATTGGCCACGACCACGACCACTGCTGCTGACATGGTCTTTATTCTTTGATATTTTCCCGCTATGGGTTGTCACATTCGCTTCAGGGAATGGAGTTGAGCCAGTAGGGCGTGCTTCATGATTTTTCATTAACAGCTCATTATTTTATTCAGCCACAAGAAGACAAGATAACAATTcagaatattttttaaaacccTTTTCTCGATACTGTGTCTGCAGGACAATATTGTTTGCATGAAAAGTGGAGTATGTTTTTTCTAACATATCTGCATCAGTAATTTTCTCTCCACATAATTTCAGTCGAGAAGTAATTTTAAACATGGCTGAGTTATATTCACTCACAGATTTAAAATCTTGTAATCTTAAATGCAACCAATCATAACGAGCTTTTGGCAATATCACAGTTTTCTGGTGGTCATACCTTTCCTTTAGATTACTCCAAAGAATTTGTGGATCTTTAACTGTCAGATACTCAGTTTTAAGCCCTTCATGGAGGTGATGGCGAAGAAATATCATAGCTTTAGCTTTATCTTGACATGTTGCTTTATTTCCTTCTTCCATTGTGTCACCAAGCCCTTTAGCATCTAGGTGTATTTCAGCATCTAACACCCATGACAAATAATTTTCCCAGTAATATCAAGGACCACAATTTCAAGCTTTGCAAGGTTCAACATAATTCACTatacaaaataataatgttataaATCAATCAAGCATATTATATACGGATTTAGGTATTCTATACAACTTAAGACATACATTATCTCAAGAAAATACATCCATAATTCCATGGTATGTTACGGACTCCATATGAATCTAAACAAATATGATATGCATTATGGAAGTAATTGAATGAACCTTAACCAAACAATCACTCGCTATTAttaatgcatagaatatatttaacaatTAATCACTCGCCATTACAAACCAATTGCAAATTATTGACGGTTACCAAATCATGAGTACTTatagcatctccaatggttgtagctagcgacttgcttgcaatttttagaaattccaagctactagcttgaccattggagttgatataataaattagcttggctaagcaaattagcttatttaagctaatttgcttgaaaaaacttggccaatgaaataatattaaattaaattaaattaaaatattaattgacAAATATGACTACATTAAATATCAAGCTAGTAGCTAACCACTAAGGTACTAACTAGCTAGAAAGAGAAATAGCTTGAAATATTATGTGGCATGACAGGCTAATTTAGAAATTAGCTTACCATTGTAGATGCTCTTAGTATAATTATCCATCAAAATCACGTGCAACTTATTATAATTATCAAACAACTGAACAAGTTAATAATCAATTAAAATCATGTGCAAGAACAGTGAACTCTTGTTTAaaagaaaatcatgaaaatgaaGATGAgcataataacaaataatatagtaatacgtaaattaaaaataaaaataaaataacaatccTAAAATATTAAATCTGGAATACGTACTGATAATTTGATAACAAGGAATTAAAACCAACGTCGTTTAAATCTACGAAGTTCCGCTACTCAAACTACCACTTTCTATATCAAACCAACACATCAAGATGTATCATGCTATCGATTTCCGTCAATCAAAACTCCAAGTATAAAATCAAAACCCTTTCTCAATCAGACGCATGTAGTGCAATAAATATGGAAAATTATCACAAACGGTTAATCAAATAAACAATGCGAAATTGACGGTTATCATCGCGGTTTATAAAATTATAGACGAGGAAAcacaaaataatataataattaatacGTAGTGATACTAACCAATAACGATGATTCTTGTAGTTATTTTCTCGTTTGTTCAATCGCggtttcctttgatttccatcAATGTTTGGCAATGGTGCTGATAACGTATTATAAAAgtagagagaaagggagagagagaaagggagaaaCTGTCAGTTATCTTATTATTCATTCATATCCAAAGtcctatatataatatatacacaTATAGGGGTAAGGGTATAATGGTCATCCATTCTAATATATGTATTTTATAACACTTTCACATTTGTCTTTTGATGTGAGGAAAAGTGAAAGAGGAGCCACCAATGGGCATTAAAATACCCTTGGGTACATGGTGCACCCTGGtgtacctaataattttcaaattcatccatttattaattgattaattaattaattaatgattttaaaattTCTAAAAACCTCTCACTCTATCAGTGAAAGAATGAATGGATTTGAATGAAACCATATGAATTAACTATGTCATTGTTTTTGAAGGTTGAAGGAAGTTAGGGAGATAATGAAGGTGAAATATTTACCATAAATCTTTGTAGCATCACgaagtttttttttctattatttatttataaaaaagaaaatgatatgCCGCGTGTCATGAGCagattttaatataaaagaggAGTAAAAGGAGTAGATGCCAAATGTCATTGtgtcataattcatgaatggtTTGAGTTTTAAATACTAGATATAGATTAATGTTTTTGGAAACTTTTATAGTTCTTCTAAACAAAGTCCTATTCTAAAACAACTTTTCTTTATCTATTTGATAATTtctacttttttgtttttttgttgggtGTAAAGGAGGAGCAAGCTCTTGATAAAATTTCTTTATACTCAATATATCTAAAGGGTGGTTTAGTTGGAAAAggggaaagggaaagagaatgagaatgagaattaaggagaatgaaataaaatcatttgtttaagaatGATGTTTGGTTTATCCATTTTTCTTTCCTCTCTCAcctgaataataaataataaataataaataaaaataatatataataatataataataataataataaataaataataaataaataaataaataaataaatatgatttgttattattattaattattatttattattataatttataatttataatattttattcattactacgtatttattattattattatttattatttattattaaagacAGTGGTCAAGGGAAAGAGAGTGACAAACCTTGGGAGGTAGGGTTAGGGGTGTTCATAAAAAATCGTAACCGTGAACCGTACCGAAAACCGAAAAAACCGGACTAAATGCGCGGTAAGCCGAACCGTAAAAACAACATAAACGGTTACGGTAACCGAATCGACAAAATTAACGGTTAAACGGGTCGGTtacaaattttgacaaaacggTTAACTGAAAAAAccgaaatttatttttaaaaaaaacttattcaatttaatttagttGGAAGTGACAAAATCACTAAATTATAAGTAAAGTATTTtagtaaaaaaatgtttgtttgtgcgCTTCTAGCTCAATTAGGTACTTACTTCTTAGGCTCTTAGCCTATTAGTCCATTATTGCAAAAATGAGTACGTgacttcataattttttttgaacaCGATGAGCTTGTGTAATTTTTGACGTTGTTTGGActtatttttgttttacttgGTCTTCTATTTAAAACTATTATTTCTTGTAAAAAAATACGATAAATGCGAcccaaaatagaaataaaaaattgaCGGTTTATGGTTAGCCGCGTAATCGTACCGAAATCGTGGTTAACCGTTTAAACGGTAACCGGTTTAAACGGTACGCTTACGGTTCATGAAAACGCCAAAATGAAATTTTCGGTTACCGAACCGAATCAAGTTTAGGGACGGTTAACCACCCATGAACACCCCTGGGTAGGGTATCATTGTAGAGGGATTTGGGGTtaagtgaaaaagaaaagagggtAAAGGAAATAACAAAAACcaccaaacaaacaacaacaaatggaATGAAACTCCatcattccctttccctttcctgaagacccgcaaccaaacgccccctaaaGGTTATGTGCCTATTGTaggattttttttgttctactacgaggagttcccactgccatcggcgagtggactaatctcccgcgtGAGTTTGCATGAGTACCTCGATGGGTAACATCTATTTCAGGGATGCTTTTACCATACCCAATGCTCAATCCCGAGACCCTGGTTAAGAAGCAAgagacccttaaccactcacGACAACACCAGTTAGTGCATATGGTAGGATTTAACAAAATCGATTAATACGTGAGTGTAGAAGTTATCAAATTGTTTATGCGGTGG contains these protein-coding regions:
- the LOC110780130 gene encoding uncharacterized protein; translation: MEEGNKATCQDKAKAMIFLRHHLHEGLKTEYLTVKDPQILWSNLKERYDHQKTVILPKARYDWLHLRLQDFKSVSEYNSAMFKITSRLKLCGEKITDADMLEKTYSTFHANNIVLQTQYREKARPTGSTPFPEANVTTHSGKISKNKDHVSSSGRGRGQWRGRGRGCGFGGYGRGRGGYYKSSHSHQKWDRKDGKGEKGKSDNVTSVCYRCGGKGHWSRVCRTPKHLVDLYQSSLKKKRKNVETNLVFEDGEGDFESGDTTHLEVADFFTSPERNN